In Pedosphaera parvula Ellin514, the sequence CTCAAAGGCAACGAGACGGTCTTTGCATCTCCGGTCAGCGATAATCAAGAGGATAAAGCCTCCCATCTTTACACCAGCGCTCCCGGTGCCTTGGAACCTACCTCCTCGAATACCGCGACACGAATTTATTCTGAATCCAGTAATACGAATGAGGTGAATCCGGTTAAAACGCCGGTGCCCACTGTAAAGAATGGGCTGGGAGCCGGCATGGCATCTCAGGATGTGGGGGTGTCGGAAGCTGACCGGGCATTGGCAACCAAAATCCGCGCTGCCATGGGTCATGACCCTTCTGTCTCCCAGATTGGTCCAGAGGTAAAAATCGTGGTTGATAATGGAAAGGTTTCTTTGCAGGGAGCAATCAAGAGCCAGAAGGAAAGGAATGATTTCCTGAATTTTGTCCGAAGTACCGAGGGTGTGAAGACAGTAGACGACCAGCTGGAAATCAAGCCCGCCGCTCAATGACAATCCTCAGATTAAGTTTCGTGCGAAGTAAGTAATCATGTGCCGGTTGAGATCCGGGGCGTGAATGTGAAAACATTATCGTCCTACACTTTGCATTTGGGATGCGATGGAAATGAGGATTTCCAGGGAAACGAAATGGAATTGAGAATCATGAAGTCATGACAGAAAAAAACACAGCGGAAGTTATCATTATCGGTGGTGGAATAGCTGGACTATCAGCAGCCATTTACCTGGGCCGTGCTGAGCGTGACGTGTTGCTCCTGGACACCGGCAAATCAATGGCACGCTGGGAGCCCGAGGTGCAAAATTATCTGGGCTTTCCAGAGGGCGTAGCGGGAGAAGAGTTGCTAAGAAGAGGTCACGAACAGGCCGGGCGTTACCACGTGGCTGTGACGGAAGATGAAATACTGGAAATCGGCAAGGAGGATGGTCTGTTCATTTTGCATGGAAAGGCTGAAAAATATAGCGCAAAAGGGCTGCTGATCGCCACGGGTATTTTCCATTTGCCACCGGAAATCGAAGGTGTTTCGGGATTGTCTCGGGCACAGCATGTTTTTTTGCAAGGATTGTGATGGGTTTCGCGTCCGGGGAAAGCGAATCGCCATCTACGGCTGGGCAGATGAAGCGGTGGAATATGCTTTGGGAATGCTCTTCTATTCCCCTTCAGTTGCCATTGTAACTAATGGAAAAAAGACACGCTGGAGTGAAAAGCACGCAAAGTGGATTGAGGAGTATAAAATCCCGGTCTTCAGACAGCGGATTGCGCAGCTTGGTCGTGAAGGTTGCCAGGTGCGTGAACTCAGCTTCGATGATGGCACCAGAACCGAAATAGAGGCGTTATTCGCCACCAGAGGTGACATCTATTTTAATAAATTGGCGAAGAATCTAGGCGCCGAGGTTGATGAAGACGGCCAGATAATCGTCGATCTGTGTCTGCGTACAACAATCAAGGGGGTATACGCGGCCGGCTGTGTCACTCCCGCAAACTGTCAGATGATAATTGCCGCCGGGCAGGGCGCCACAGCGGCCCAAACGATTAATCGCGACTTGTTTGAAGAAAGCCTCGCCACCCACGCATTGCGCAAATATCGAGCGGTTCAACTCGATGACCTGCAGGAGACCGGTTCCCCCAAGGACCGGCGGACTCTCGCAGAGGCGACTCCGAGTTCCGAGGAAGGCTTGCTTGGCATCGGAATCGAGGCTGAAACACATCGTTTTGATCAAAGCGGATGAGAAGGGAAAGTATATGGAACACATAGAAAAGACAATTGAAGTCGAAGCCCCGGTGAACAAAGTTTACAATCAATGGACCCAGTTTGAGGATTTTCCTGAATTTATGGAAGGAGTGGAAGAGGTGCGGCAGTTGGACGATAAACATCTCCATTGGGTGGCGGAAATTGGGGGCAAGAAAAAGGAATGGGATGCCGAAATCTATGAACAGGTTCCCGACCAGAAGGTTGCCTGGCGCAGCATAACCGGTGCCCGCAATGCCGGGATGGTTGAATTTATACCACAGGAAAGCAATCTTACGCGCGTGATCTTGAAGATGGATTACGAGCCTCAGGGTGCGGTGGAAAAGACGGGGGATGTTCTCGGAGCGGTGTCCCGTCGTGTCGAAGGCGATCTGGAAAGATTTAAGCATTTTATCCAGTCCAGACGCTTGGAAACCGGAGCATGGCGCGGCGAAATCCATGACGAAAAGAATCAATCCTGAAATTCGAAAGCCATTGATCACCTTTCGGTGCGGGTTTTTACAGTCACAAGCTGGTTGCATTTCTCCCCGGTGATTGAGGAAAAGACCCCATACCCTCGAGAATGCGGAAAATGTAACTTGCTCCTGCAATACGGTTCAGGATGGGGAATCAATTTCGTAATCAGTAAAGGAAAACTATGGCTACAAAATCAGAATCTGAAATGGACGACTCCACAGAAAAGCTTCTGCAGGATTTACGTGAAGTTGTGGAAGACGGTGAAGAGTTGCTTCGTGCGGGCGCCAGTGAATTAACTGAAAAAAGTTCAGCAACCCGTGAGCGTCTGGCCGCCGCTTTGGAAGGTGCTAAAGAGACAGGGCGCAAGCTGCAACAGAAAACCGTTGAAGGGGCCAGGGCTACTGATCGTGTAATCAGGGAAAATCCTTATCAATCCCTTGGCATTGCCTTTGGGGTCGGGCTGCTCATTGGAGTGCTGATTAACCGTAAATGACCATGATCGAATCCACCGCAACGGCGCCAAGCCCACCAGGCATTTTTGATTTGGTGCGGAAACTTGCCCTTACTGGTTTGTCAGCTTTGCAGAACCGGGGCGAGCTTTTCCTGGTGGAACTTCAGGAAGAGAAGAACAAGATCATTGAAATGTTTATCTGGGTTGCCGCAGTTTGCTTCCTGGGCTTCATGTTCATAGTCGTGCTCACAGCCACAGTTATTTTGCTCTTTCCTCCAGATTTGCGGGTTTATGCTGCGGGTGGCTTTTGCCTGCTTTACCTGGTCGGCGCAGTGCTTTCGTTGCTGAATTTAAAAGCCCTGATCAAGAGTGCAACGCTGCCTTTCCAGGAAACCATTTCAGAAGTTAAAAAGGACCGCCAATGGTTAGAATCCTTAAAGTAAAAGAGCTCGAGGAACGGAAGAGACTCGTGCTCGCCAGGAGCGAGATGTACCGGCAGACAATGAAATTGGAATCAGCCAACGTCCGTTTTTCTGCTGCCCTCCTGAAGAAGAAATTAAAATTCTTCAGAAGCGCGATTGCCATCCTGGGAACCGCTGCTCCTCTGGCAGGATTGGCCATGGCCCGCAAGCGTGCGAAGCGAAGCCAACGAAGCCAGCGTGGCGGAATGATCGGCAAACTGTTCGCTGGATTGCAGCTGCTGGGCCAATTCAAGCCATTACTGGGTAATTTACTGGTGCAGCGCCGGGCTGCCGGGCACCACCCGGCTCGGGAGAGAGAGCATGGAAACATTTCCCAATATCTCTAACAATTATCAAAGTTTTGTTTTGCTTTTTAATGTTTGCCTATTGGGTGAATACCCCAATTGTGTAGTTGCTTCGCTCAGCATAAATTCCTGAATGACAGGAAGTGAGCGGCTTACAAGTGGACCTGAAGGGAAAAAGCCATCTCATGCAGGAGTTGTCTGTCAGTGCTGACAAATATTCAGATCAGCAGGAATCATCTCAAACCAACCAATACTGACTGGGAAAGAAATATGAAAATCAAAACCTTAATAACAACAATCGCGGTGGGCATGTTCGGTGCAACATTGGCCAGGGCGGAGGATACAACTGCCTCCACTGTCAACACTTACCATATATGGCAGAATCCCCAGGGATGGTGGGCTCAGACCTATGTTTATACGGATACCGGGGGGGCAGCTGGGAACGTGAGCGAGAACGTAAGTGGGAACGTGAGTGGAGCTCCGTACTTGTTTAATGCCAACGAACTGACTCTCGATTTATTTGGAAGTTACCTTAAACGTCAACCCATAACTGAGGGCCGCTTTTTTAGCCACAACGGGTTATGGGGCGGCGGCGTCGGTGCTAATTATTTCTTCACCCGTTATGTCGGAATTGGAGCTGATACTTCTTTTCAGGATGGTGCGAGCGACTTTGTTGACCATGTGGGTGGCAACTTGATCCTTCGTCTGCCCATTGAATACATTAGAAGCGCTCCCTATATCTTCGGCGGTGGCGGGTTCAAGTTTGATCCCCGCGACCAGTGGTTCTACAACGCAGGAGGCGGCTGGGAATTCCGTTTCAATCCGCACCTGGGTCTGTTTGCGGACGGCCGTTTTGTTTGGTTGACTCGGAATACCACCGACAGAAATGAATTGCTGCTCCGTACCGGCCTTCGCGTGGCCTTCTGATTTAACTGGTTTGGAGCGGGCAGCGCCGGGGATCATCCCGGCGTTTCTTGCTTTTCGGTTCACCAGTACAACTTTTCCGGAATAAAAGATAAGGGCGGGTTTCTTGTGAAACCCGCCCGTGTTACGAATCGGAACTAAGTTTAGTTCAGCGTAATGCTGGCACTCCGGGAGGTGCCCAGATTATAGCTGGGGTCCGCGGAGATTGTCAGTGTTGCCGTTTCGGTTCCGGTCCAGGTGGTTCCGGATACGGCGTTAATGGTCAGAGTCGCAGACGCGGCTCCGGCCGGGATGGTCAGACTTTCCGGCATATCGCCTTGAGGTCTCCGGTAGTCAGTCCACTTGGCTGCGGTGCCTGAGAACTGGAAGTTCACGGTCATCGCCTGACTGGTGTCACCCGTGCGTGTGAAAGTCCACACGCCAGGATCCTGGGCGGTGCGGGACGCGGTGGCATCCGTTGCCGTCACGCTGACAGTTGACAGGTTGTTGTAGGCGGCCGCATCGCTCGTGGCGAACACGCGGCGACCATCCGGCCACTGAGCTTCCACTTCGATCCACTGGGCACCATTGCTCGTGGGTGTGAACGTAAACGTGGAGCCGTAGGCCGGTTCCTGGCCATTTGCTTCCCAAACGATGCGTGCACCATTCAGGTCGTAACCAGCAGGTGGCTGGAACGAGACGGTGACCGGCTTGCCCACAGGCATGTTGGCAGGAGTGACAATCGTTCCTGCCTTCGCCGTGTAAGCCTGTGTTTTAGTGCCGGTCATTGCCGCCAGCCCGGCAGTGGTGGCCAGACCGCGAGCTTCATTCAGACCAACCATTTCAGTGCTGACGTTCCAGGTATCACCCCAACGATCATAGAACGGGGTGAAATTTCCCGTGCTGTCTGAAGGATAGCAAAGGTCACGCAAGGTGCTTTGATAGCTGGACAGGTAGGGGAATCCATCCTGCACGTTACCGATCGGTTCGCCAGTAGGCGGCATAATGTGACGGGCATTCGCAGCATATTGCGAGACGACGATCCGTTGTCTCCTCCAGCCCAAACCGGTGACGTAGGTCATGTTCACTGGATTGGAACCGCCTTCATAGTTCAGGTTGGATACCATCGCATCCAAATACTCAGGCTTCTGGTTGAGTTGGTATGCCACCATGATGTCGAACGCCTGGTCTTCCGAGAAGTACCAACCGGCTGCTTTCACAGCCTTGGTTGCGTCCGGGAAGCTGGTGCCATAGGCACTCATCTGCGTCCACTTCATCGCGTCGTCAGCCGCACCTGCAACCTGGGCCTGGCACTTGGCCAGGAATGTTGCATCCAATGCGCTGGCCTGCACGCGACCGCTCTTCACCGCAAAGGCATAGCTGCGAATCGCATTACCATAGCACTGGAACATCTTGACCCAACCCCAGCGCCAGGTGGCCGGATCGGAAGGATCGAACCAGGACAACAGTTTCTGGTGAATGCTCTGATCACCGGTTGCGAGATACATCTCGACAGCCGCCCAGGCCAGTTCATCAGCGTCGTTGAATTCATCACCGTAGAAGGTGATTTTCTGGTAGGCGCCATTCTTGCCATACTTGTTGACGGCGTTCATCAGGAATTGCCAGCCGAGCTTGGCTTTCGCCAGATACTTGGCAGCATCCGCCGGATAAGCCGCCTTCATCTTCGGTGAAGACGCGCACTGTGCCAGTGCCGCCACAGCCGAAGCAGTGGCTGACGTATTCTTGGGCCAGACGACTTGGTTATCACCGTTGTCAGGCGTTACGTTGGATTCGTATTCGCGGTTTTGCGGATAGACGATGAAGTAGAAGCCACCGTCAGAGTCCTGCAGCTTGCACAAGTAATCAGCTTCCCACTTCGCTTCCTGTAACACGTCGCTGATACCGTCGCCGCTCTCGGGAATACCGAGATTGTCGAGGTCAGAAACGCCATTCAAGGAATCTGCTGCGAACATCAGATAGTGGGTCAAGCTGCCCACGTTGATGGTGTACTTGCTGTAATCGCCAGCGTCATGATGACCACCCTTGAGGTCGATCGGGTTCTTGTTCACAAAAGGAAAGAGCTGTGAGGCTTCATCCTTAAGTTGCGGGGCTGTCTGGGTGGAATTTCCACCCGAATAGCCGGCGATCGTATTCCAGGTGAAGGAATATGCCGATTGCGGCGAAGGCACGCTCACCGGTGACGCATGGCAAATACCATGGGTAAACCGTGTGTAAGGCATGGCATTATCGGTGCCGCAACGTTGGTGATACATGCCCAATGCGTAGGCGCGGGCGAAGCTCATGGCCACGCCTTCCGTAATCATGAACGGAAGTGAGGCACCCATGCCAGGGACTACGAGCTGATATTCACCCGGAGTTTTGAAGCTGCTAAAGTCAGCCTGATATACCTTTTGATAAGGAGCGGGGGTGTAGGTCCAACCCGCATCCTTGCGCACTACCAGGCTGCCGCTGAATACCTGGGCTCCGCTGTTCACATCCACAAGGATGAAACCCGACGAAGCCGGAATATCCATTTCGCCCATGTCACCAGCGTAGTAGCCGACCATTGCCTTCTTAGGGAATGATGGCACGTAACCTTCCTGGTTCACATGGATCGCCGGACTGTAACGGAGCGGATTCGCCTGCAATGCAAATTGCATGCTGGAG encodes:
- a CDS encoding NAD(P)/FAD-dependent oxidoreductase, which encodes MTEKNTAEVIIIGGGIAGLSAAIYLGRAERDVLLLDTGKSMARWEPEVQNYLGFPEGVAGEELLRRGHEQAGRYHVAVTEDEILEIGKEDGLFILHGKAEKYSAKGLLIATGIFHLPPEIEGVSGLSRAQHVFLQGL
- a CDS encoding DUF883 family protein — protein: MATKSESEMDDSTEKLLQDLREVVEDGEELLRAGASELTEKSSATRERLAAALEGAKETGRKLQQKTVEGARATDRVIRENPYQSLGIAFGVGLLIGVLINRK
- a CDS encoding BON domain-containing protein, whose protein sequence is MKEQRVRLLSFGQRTMLLSSLLIPLILTSACRDGSNRPLSTISSTETVVLNNSSSIASGAVGADLKGNETVFASPVSDNQEDKASHLYTSAPGALEPTSSNTATRIYSESSNTNEVNPVKTPVPTVKNGLGAGMASQDVGVSEADRALATKIRAAMGHDPSVSQIGPEVKIVVDNGKVSLQGAIKSQKERNDFLNFVRSTEGVKTVDDQLEIKPAAQ
- a CDS encoding NAD(P)/FAD-dependent oxidoreductase, whose amino-acid sequence is MFFCKDCDGFRVRGKRIAIYGWADEAVEYALGMLFYSPSVAIVTNGKKTRWSEKHAKWIEEYKIPVFRQRIAQLGREGCQVRELSFDDGTRTEIEALFATRGDIYFNKLAKNLGAEVDEDGQIIVDLCLRTTIKGVYAAGCVTPANCQMIIAAGQGATAAQTINRDLFEESLATHALRKYRAVQLDDLQETGSPKDRRTLAEATPSSEEGLLGIGIEAETHRFDQSG
- a CDS encoding phage holin family protein → MTMIESTATAPSPPGIFDLVRKLALTGLSALQNRGELFLVELQEEKNKIIEMFIWVAAVCFLGFMFIVVLTATVILLFPPDLRVYAAGGFCLLYLVGAVLSLLNLKALIKSATLPFQETISEVKKDRQWLESLK
- a CDS encoding outer membrane beta-barrel protein, which encodes MKIKTLITTIAVGMFGATLARAEDTTASTVNTYHIWQNPQGWWAQTYVYTDTGGAAGNVSENVSGNVSGAPYLFNANELTLDLFGSYLKRQPITEGRFFSHNGLWGGGVGANYFFTRYVGIGADTSFQDGASDFVDHVGGNLILRLPIEYIRSAPYIFGGGGFKFDPRDQWFYNAGGGWEFRFNPHLGLFADGRFVWLTRNTTDRNELLLRTGLRVAF
- a CDS encoding SRPBCC family protein, coding for MEHIEKTIEVEAPVNKVYNQWTQFEDFPEFMEGVEEVRQLDDKHLHWVAEIGGKKKEWDAEIYEQVPDQKVAWRSITGARNAGMVEFIPQESNLTRVILKMDYEPQGAVEKTGDVLGAVSRRVEGDLERFKHFIQSRRLETGAWRGEIHDEKNQS